One stretch of Balneolaceae bacterium DNA includes these proteins:
- a CDS encoding multicopper oxidase domain-containing protein — MFDKKIPRRFFLKSGLMAGAGTLLGSMIWGGEAQGRESSGTDPEHAGRQAGDGEPPHEGMDHGGMTTVGTVDHERNGFHPGEFLTRWETGTISTLPGGQTLREYEIAAVDREIEIAPGVFFPAWTYNGTVPGPTLRCTEGERIRVHFINSGSHPHTIHFHGIHSAAMDGVPGSGPGMLHPGESFTYEFDAAPFGCHFYHCHSTPLKRHIHKGLYGAFIIDPDPERHPDYRDAARSRLLGTPENEHWQEMVMVMNGFDTDFDGDNEVYAANTVAFAYQHEPIPVESERPVRVYLVNATEFDPINSFHLHANFFDFYDHGTTFYPSRETIDTVMFCQAQRGILEFSFDGFEPGNYMFHAHQSEFAELGWMSIFDVRPAADFQNGKGESEV; from the coding sequence ATGTTTGACAAGAAAATACCCCGCCGTTTCTTCCTGAAGTCAGGCCTGATGGCCGGCGCAGGCACCCTCCTGGGTTCCATGATCTGGGGCGGCGAGGCGCAGGGCCGAGAGAGCTCCGGTACAGACCCGGAACATGCCGGAAGGCAGGCCGGGGATGGCGAACCGCCCCATGAAGGCATGGACCACGGCGGGATGACCACCGTGGGCACGGTAGACCACGAGCGCAACGGCTTCCACCCGGGCGAATTTCTCACCCGGTGGGAAACCGGCACCATCTCCACACTGCCGGGGGGACAGACCCTGCGCGAATACGAAATCGCGGCGGTGGACCGGGAGATTGAAATTGCCCCCGGCGTTTTCTTTCCCGCCTGGACCTACAACGGTACCGTGCCCGGTCCCACCCTCCGCTGCACGGAGGGCGAACGCATCCGGGTACATTTTATCAACTCAGGCTCCCATCCCCACACCATCCACTTTCACGGTATTCACTCGGCGGCCATGGACGGGGTGCCGGGCAGCGGTCCCGGCATGCTCCACCCGGGCGAGAGCTTCACCTACGAGTTTGACGCCGCCCCTTTCGGCTGCCATTTCTACCACTGCCACTCCACTCCGCTCAAGCGGCATATTCACAAGGGCCTCTACGGGGCCTTTATTATCGACCCTGATCCGGAGCGCCATCCCGACTACCGCGACGCCGCCCGCTCCCGCCTGCTGGGCACCCCCGAAAACGAACACTGGCAGGAGATGGTGATGGTGATGAACGGTTTCGACACCGACTTCGACGGCGACAACGAGGTCTACGCCGCCAACACCGTGGCCTTCGCCTACCAGCATGAGCCCATCCCCGTGGAAAGTGAGCGGCCGGTGCGCGTCTACCTGGTGAATGCCACCGAATTCGACCCCATAAACTCCTTTCACCTGCATGCCAACTTCTTCGATTTCTACGACCACGGCACCACCTTCTACCCCTCACGGGAGACCATCGACACCGTCATGTTTTGCCAGGCGCAGCGCGGTATCCTGGAATTCAGTTTCGACGGCTTCGAGCCGGGCAACTACATGTTTCACGCCCACCAGTCAGAGTTCGCCGAGCTGGGCTGGATGAGTATTTTTGACGTGCGTCCCGCCGCGGATTTCCAGAACGGCAAAGGGGAGTCTGAAGTATGA
- a CDS encoding ZIP family metal transporter, which produces MTGERLDKLPRWIWAAVPLALLVGSVILFLSTDPLKPLGVTAPPVEQLTVEQTNLDDNGIHLKVRANGSQPMRIAQVMVDEAYWRYSQEPSGPLPRLSSAWITIPYPWVKHELHEVTFITHTGITFTHTIEVAQPTPEWNLQRVLAYILLGIYIGVIPVGLGLLFYPWLKTLGARGIQFILALTLGLLAYLFIDTLLEGFELAGQASEAFEGGLLVWLVTGLSFLGIFAVGRSGGKAPSGISLATYLALGIGLHNLGEGLAVGAAMASGEAALGSFLVVGFVLHNVTEGIGIAAPLLDRKTSLLTFVGLTLLAGLPAAVGTLLGAVSYAPHWGAVLFAVGAGAILQVLVEIGAYFYLQARKEEALSAANLAAFLLGVGIMYATALIVTV; this is translated from the coding sequence ATGACAGGAGAGCGACTTGACAAGCTTCCCCGCTGGATCTGGGCGGCCGTTCCCCTGGCGCTGCTGGTGGGATCGGTGATCCTCTTCCTTTCAACCGATCCGCTCAAGCCTCTGGGCGTGACGGCCCCGCCGGTGGAACAGCTGACCGTCGAGCAGACCAACCTGGATGACAACGGCATCCACCTGAAGGTGCGCGCCAACGGATCGCAGCCCATGCGCATCGCCCAGGTGATGGTGGACGAGGCCTACTGGCGCTACTCGCAGGAGCCCTCGGGTCCCCTCCCCCGGCTCTCCTCCGCCTGGATTACCATCCCCTATCCCTGGGTGAAGCACGAGCTGCACGAGGTTACGTTCATCACCCACACCGGCATCACCTTCACCCATACCATTGAGGTCGCCCAGCCCACGCCGGAGTGGAATCTCCAGCGCGTGCTGGCCTACATCCTGCTGGGCATCTACATCGGCGTGATTCCGGTGGGTCTGGGCCTGCTTTTCTATCCCTGGCTCAAGACCCTGGGCGCACGCGGCATACAGTTCATCCTGGCCCTCACTCTTGGCCTTCTGGCCTACCTGTTCATCGACACCCTGCTGGAGGGCTTCGAGCTGGCCGGACAAGCCTCGGAAGCTTTCGAGGGCGGGCTGCTGGTCTGGCTGGTGACCGGACTCTCCTTTCTGGGTATTTTCGCGGTGGGACGCAGCGGCGGGAAAGCCCCAAGCGGGATCTCCCTGGCCACTTACCTGGCCCTGGGCATCGGCCTGCATAACCTGGGCGAGGGGCTGGCCGTGGGCGCCGCCATGGCCTCAGGCGAGGCGGCCCTGGGCTCCTTTCTGGTAGTCGGCTTCGTTCTGCACAACGTAACCGAGGGCATCGGCATCGCCGCCCCCCTGCTGGACCGCAAAACCAGTCTGCTTACCTTTGTGGGACTAACCCTCCTGGCCGGCCTTCCGGCGGCGGTGGGAACCCTGCTGGGAGCGGTTTCCTACGCCCCCCACTGGGGCGCGGTCCTCTTTGCGGTGGGCGCCGGCGCCATCCTGCAGGTCCTGGTGGAGATAGGCGCCTATTTTTATCTCCAGGCCCGCAAGGAGGAGGCCCTCTCGGCAGCCAACCTGGCGGCCTTCCTTCTGGGCGTGGGCATCATGTACGCCACCGCCCTCATTGTGACGGTATAG
- a CDS encoding helix-turn-helix transcriptional regulator, which produces MQEATHELISFVKSRRKQLGLTQKELARRAGVGLRFVRDLEQGKESVQVDKVNQVLALFGYKMGPIKIEDRSEL; this is translated from the coding sequence ATGCAGGAGGCCACACATGAATTGATTTCGTTTGTAAAGTCCCGCCGGAAGCAGTTGGGACTTACGCAAAAGGAACTGGCCCGAAGGGCCGGTGTGGGACTCCGGTTTGTACGTGACCTGGAGCAGGGCAAGGAGAGCGTACAGGTAGACAAGGTCAACCAGGTTCTGGCGCTCTTCGGATATAAAATGGGACCGATTAAGATCGAGGATCGCAGTGAGTTATGA
- a CDS encoding DUF3492 domain-containing protein — protein sequence MIILVLEETYPWYRGGVSEWVSHYLGAFPGQTFSLLQLTTTPGEVPCRKPIYRLPDHVRGSFRLPVPVARGGELPADDAWASRALASLPDRALRGARLVHVLNTGFAGLLGRALASAKELPLVLTEHALYRKEAMAGEHALECGFELPVAERARRRMARWFRNSARKIYRSSHRVISVSRCNMPNQRDLGARDPIYIPNGVDASWLLERKVRSGRPTLGWIGRCAGLKDPLRFFRVMEQMDDEWRGLMMLSSAGEGELEERVRTEGEDNGRLCLVWDRPAREHIDQMDALCITSRSESQPLVLFEGLARRVLPAGWRVGDVGPPFALTVPKGSPPWTLAGRINRLWKEQSCWERALDSRRELLEKEHTWEAVFGRYRNVLEPWLDGSSPGPEGGAFSR from the coding sequence ATGATCATTCTTGTACTTGAAGAGACCTATCCCTGGTACCGGGGAGGAGTAAGCGAGTGGGTTTCGCATTACTTGGGAGCATTCCCGGGACAGACTTTCTCGCTGCTGCAGCTCACCACCACTCCGGGTGAGGTACCGTGCCGAAAGCCGATCTACCGGTTGCCGGATCACGTGAGGGGATCCTTCCGGCTACCGGTGCCCGTCGCGCGTGGCGGTGAGCTGCCCGCGGACGATGCCTGGGCAAGCCGGGCACTTGCTTCGTTGCCAGACCGGGCCCTGCGGGGCGCCCGACTGGTGCACGTGCTCAATACCGGGTTCGCCGGGCTTCTGGGACGCGCCCTGGCTTCCGCGAAGGAACTGCCGCTGGTTCTGACCGAACACGCCCTCTACCGGAAGGAGGCGATGGCCGGTGAGCACGCCCTCGAGTGTGGTTTTGAGCTGCCGGTTGCGGAGAGAGCCCGCCGCCGCATGGCACGCTGGTTCCGTAACTCCGCAAGGAAGATCTACCGCAGCAGTCACCGGGTGATCAGCGTCTCCCGCTGCAACATGCCGAACCAACGTGACCTCGGTGCCCGGGACCCTATCTACATTCCCAATGGAGTGGACGCCTCCTGGCTGCTTGAGCGAAAGGTGCGCTCCGGCCGGCCCACCCTGGGCTGGATCGGACGCTGCGCCGGTCTCAAGGACCCGCTGCGCTTTTTTCGGGTGATGGAACAGATGGATGATGAGTGGCGGGGACTGATGATGCTGAGTTCTGCGGGCGAGGGGGAGTTGGAAGAGCGTGTGCGCACGGAGGGGGAGGACAACGGACGTTTATGCCTGGTGTGGGACCGCCCGGCCCGTGAGCACATCGACCAGATGGACGCCCTCTGCATTACCAGCCGCAGCGAGTCGCAGCCCCTGGTGCTATTCGAAGGACTTGCCCGCCGCGTGTTGCCTGCCGGGTGGAGAGTGGGGGACGTAGGTCCACCGTTTGCGCTTACTGTGCCGAAAGGGTCCCCGCCATGGACTTTGGCCGGGCGTATAAACAGGCTGTGGAAGGAGCAGTCATGCTGGGAAAGAGCCCTAGATTCGCGCCGCGAGCTTCTGGAAAAGGAGCACACTTGGGAAGCGGTCTTCGGTCGCTATCGAAATGTGTTGGAACCCTGGCTGGATGGCTCTTCCCCTGGACCGGAGGGTGGCGCTTTCAGCAGGTAG
- a CDS encoding lytic murein transglycosylase translates to MTDFKTAIYHTSFKAIFCTLALLLTAGTVTASAASPDTLSDREKYGEKLTELVRHFQAEGYEIEGLLEDERFEIYERIDRRFTGSAERKSPDLDEYKQILQFDDKAERIAQFHDEHVEPLHQAEATYGISQYVIAAIIGIESDFGTKTGRYNPFNAYVSMFVADYRAEFALAQLEELLEFTGRRDLDVMGMKSSYAGAVSPAQFIPYSLNRWFVGDDLEDMANSILSVGKYLAYFMERTGDLRTSVIRYNPSSLYADTVLDLAREAEEIIESRPSR, encoded by the coding sequence ATGACCGATTTCAAGACCGCCATATACCATACATCCTTCAAGGCCATCTTCTGCACCCTGGCCCTCCTTCTGACGGCGGGCACGGTCACCGCCTCGGCTGCCTCCCCCGACACCCTCAGCGATCGCGAGAAGTACGGGGAGAAGCTCACCGAGCTGGTGCGCCATTTCCAGGCCGAAGGATATGAAATCGAGGGTCTGCTGGAAGATGAGCGCTTCGAGATCTACGAGCGCATCGACCGGCGTTTCACCGGTTCCGCCGAGCGCAAGTCGCCCGACCTGGACGAGTACAAGCAAATCCTGCAGTTTGACGACAAAGCCGAGCGCATCGCCCAATTCCATGACGAACACGTCGAGCCGCTGCACCAGGCCGAAGCGACCTACGGCATATCCCAATACGTAATCGCTGCCATCATCGGCATTGAGTCGGACTTCGGCACCAAGACGGGTCGCTACAATCCCTTTAACGCCTACGTCTCTATGTTTGTAGCGGACTACCGCGCTGAATTCGCCCTGGCCCAATTGGAAGAGCTGCTGGAATTCACCGGCCGCAGGGATCTCGACGTGATGGGCATGAAATCTAGCTACGCAGGTGCGGTAAGTCCCGCCCAGTTCATTCCCTATTCGCTGAACCGTTGGTTTGTAGGGGACGACCTGGAGGATATGGCCAACAGCATCCTATCGGTGGGCAAGTACCTGGCCTATTTCATGGAACGGACCGGCGACCTGCGCACTTCGGTCATCCGATACAATCCCAGCTCTCTCTATGCCGACACAGTGCTTGATCTGGCCCGCGAAGCAGAAGAGATCATTGAGTCGCGGCCGAGTCGCTGA
- a CDS encoding HipA domain-containing protein, producing the protein MEQVTSGGDYHSNCLVRLFGSEEIPVLEYNLDELAELAKRTVRQKVTVPGVQAKLSMEMERQSGEADKLTITGLGGRYILKPPSQTWPELPENEHCTMRMAALVGLECVPHGLIRLASGERAYITRRIDRGAQGEKYAMEDMCQLSGRLTEDKYKGSHEQVAWAIKNYSVNPMFDLTRYFEVVLFSYLTGNSDMHLKNFSLFKDPELGWKLAPAYDLLSTWLVIPEEKDPEELALSLSGKKSNFNRSSFELFGLQIGLNRKQISNSFEHFISLREELNKSVDHSFLSEEVRRRYRELLDRRYGAFESQPV; encoded by the coding sequence ATGGAACAGGTTACGTCAGGCGGGGATTACCATTCGAATTGTCTGGTACGCCTTTTCGGCAGCGAGGAGATTCCGGTTTTGGAATACAACCTGGATGAGTTAGCTGAACTGGCGAAGAGAACGGTACGTCAGAAGGTGACGGTCCCCGGAGTACAGGCCAAACTTTCGATGGAGATGGAACGCCAGTCGGGGGAAGCGGATAAGCTCACGATAACTGGGCTGGGGGGCAGGTATATCCTGAAACCACCTTCTCAAACCTGGCCGGAACTTCCAGAAAACGAGCATTGCACCATGAGAATGGCTGCTTTAGTGGGGCTGGAATGCGTGCCTCATGGGTTGATTCGCCTGGCCTCCGGAGAACGAGCGTACATCACCAGACGAATTGATCGTGGTGCGCAGGGGGAGAAGTATGCCATGGAGGATATGTGTCAGCTCAGCGGTCGGTTGACGGAAGACAAATACAAGGGCTCGCATGAACAGGTGGCTTGGGCTATTAAGAACTACTCTGTCAATCCCATGTTTGACCTAACGCGTTACTTCGAGGTAGTCCTTTTTTCATATCTGACAGGAAACAGTGACATGCATCTGAAGAATTTTTCGCTGTTCAAGGACCCGGAACTGGGTTGGAAACTGGCACCAGCGTATGATCTTCTGTCCACATGGCTTGTAATTCCGGAAGAAAAAGACCCGGAAGAACTGGCCCTGAGCCTGTCGGGGAAGAAGAGCAATTTCAACAGATCATCTTTTGAATTGTTTGGCTTGCAGATCGGCTTGAACCGGAAGCAGATATCAAATTCCTTTGAGCACTTTATCTCACTTCGGGAGGAGCTGAATAAATCGGTCGATCACTCGTTTTTGAGTGAGGAGGTGAGGCGCAGGTACCGGGAGTTGTTGGACAGGAGGTATGGAGCGTTTGAATCCCAGCCAGTGTAA
- a CDS encoding alpha/beta fold hydrolase — MQLRCSDGYPLAATLFEPPRKEARSSLVIGSALGVPRYLYFKLARFLAARGWAVLTFDYRGIHESREGQVAGSDMRMEHWGSRDLQAALGWMLEHRPRAALCYLGHSCGGQILGLAPHAERVKAVILVASQSGYWKHWDWPYKWGVWWTWQTLGVLAPLFNYLPARLMGISSVNLPGGVARQWAAWGRRPRYLFDDRSGLDTSLYRRLEMPLLSVSMKDDPFFAPPRAVEALLREYPAALIERMEVRPGDLGLNRIGHFGFFRDKCRALWEETAAWLEAELAR; from the coding sequence GTGCAGCTGCGCTGCAGCGACGGCTACCCGCTGGCGGCCACGCTTTTCGAACCGCCGCGCAAGGAGGCGCGCAGCTCCCTGGTGATCGGTTCCGCCCTGGGAGTGCCGCGATATCTCTATTTCAAGCTTGCCCGTTTCCTGGCGGCCCGTGGCTGGGCGGTGCTTACCTTCGACTACCGGGGCATACACGAGTCCCGGGAGGGCCAGGTGGCCGGTTCCGACATGCGGATGGAGCACTGGGGATCGCGCGATCTACAGGCTGCTTTGGGCTGGATGCTGGAACACCGCCCCCGAGCGGCCTTGTGCTACCTGGGGCACAGCTGCGGCGGGCAGATCCTCGGGCTGGCTCCGCACGCTGAAAGGGTGAAGGCCGTGATCCTGGTTGCCTCCCAGAGCGGCTACTGGAAGCACTGGGACTGGCCCTACAAATGGGGCGTATGGTGGACCTGGCAGACACTCGGCGTGCTGGCCCCGCTTTTCAACTACCTGCCGGCGCGCCTGATGGGCATCTCTTCGGTCAACCTGCCGGGTGGGGTGGCGCGGCAGTGGGCCGCCTGGGGCAGGCGACCGCGCTACCTCTTTGACGACCGGTCGGGTCTGGATACCTCCCTATACCGTCGCCTGGAGATGCCGCTCCTCTCGGTTTCCATGAAGGACGACCCGTTTTTCGCCCCTCCCCGGGCTGTGGAGGCCCTGCTGAGGGAGTATCCGGCTGCGCTCATCGAGCGGATGGAGGTGCGGCCCGGGGATCTGGGACTCAACCGCATCGGGCATTTTGGTTTCTTCAGGGACAAGTGCCGCGCCCTGTGGGAGGAGACGGCCGCATGGCTTGAGGCGGAGCTCGCTCGCTGA
- a CDS encoding M14 family metallopeptidase — MTHSSASLPNRLLSSSLALIFAAAMLLGSPASTAAQDIPTPEEHFGFQIGADYKLASYPQMMEYYQILADNSDRVQMVNIGESTMGRPMVLLIISSEENMQQVDRWRSISEQMSRARIPRQQAEQLAEEGKAVIWLDGGMHATEMAHGQMTSELAWKVATEETPEMQRIRDKVVTLIMPVMNPDGLEIVRDWYNQTLDTPWQDSGPPWLYQKYVGHDNNRDWFMNNMVETQNVNRVLYHEWYPQVVYNHHQTAPWWTRIFLPPFSDPVNPNIHPGVTAGVNMVGSAMSQRFAVKDMPGYISDNSYTMFWNGGGRTAPYYHNMIGILTEVAHPSPTPDYYDPENMPSRVGSGIPTDGTDIFYPDPWQGGESHFRDAVEYMIQGSMAVLDLAAERKTQFLMNIYNMGRDAIEEGEAGNPYAYVIPQEQWDSGEAMNMVNVLIQDGVEIHQADASFSAGDSSYPAGTWVVEASQAYLPMVKDMLEPQNYPTRYQYPGGPPDPPYDLAGWTLPMQMGVEVNRIDSAFSYQGTQLQELEQPVPGDIAGSAGYGYVLSHRPNFSARAMNRLLEAGHTVYWTREAFSRDGGDFEAGSIVIEDRRRTRADVEAVAEEMGLDFHALSGEPDVTLYEVHKPRVGLYKSWDANMDEGWTRWMLKEYEFDVDTLHNRNIRRDDLSQYDAIILPDDSPEGILHGEDPDDLPAKYTGGIELSGMQALRDYVMEGGTLLSFDSASDLLIEQFLLPVENETAGADNLDFFIPGSLIRATVDNSHPLAFGMQPEVAASFSHSRAFSVDWPQSDEGDSLQIDPPPIDSPVRYAEEDLLMSGWALGEQQYLGGESAMLNVRFGEGRLVMYAFRPQFRGQPRGTYKLIFNPLFISTMEEDYVTHDTPVQLPPVDEE, encoded by the coding sequence ATGACCCACTCTTCCGCCAGTCTTCCAAATCGCCTTCTGTCCTCCTCCCTGGCCCTGATCTTCGCCGCTGCCATGCTTCTGGGCTCCCCCGCGTCCACCGCCGCGCAGGACATCCCTACACCGGAAGAGCATTTCGGATTCCAGATCGGAGCGGACTACAAGCTGGCTTCCTACCCGCAGATGATGGAATACTACCAGATCCTTGCCGACAACAGCGACCGCGTGCAGATGGTCAACATCGGCGAGTCGACCATGGGACGACCCATGGTGCTGCTGATCATCTCCAGCGAGGAAAACATGCAACAGGTTGATCGCTGGCGTTCCATCAGCGAGCAGATGTCGCGCGCCCGCATCCCGAGGCAGCAGGCTGAACAGCTGGCCGAGGAGGGCAAGGCCGTCATCTGGCTAGACGGGGGCATGCACGCCACTGAAATGGCTCACGGGCAGATGACTTCCGAGCTGGCCTGGAAGGTGGCCACGGAGGAGACCCCCGAGATGCAGCGCATCCGCGACAAGGTAGTCACCCTCATTATGCCGGTGATGAATCCCGACGGACTGGAGATCGTGCGCGACTGGTACAACCAGACCCTGGACACCCCCTGGCAGGATTCGGGACCTCCCTGGCTCTACCAGAAGTACGTGGGACACGACAATAACCGCGACTGGTTTATGAACAACATGGTAGAGACCCAGAACGTGAACCGGGTACTCTACCACGAGTGGTACCCGCAGGTGGTCTACAACCACCACCAGACCGCACCCTGGTGGACCCGCATCTTCCTGCCCCCCTTCTCTGATCCCGTAAATCCCAACATTCACCCGGGCGTCACCGCGGGCGTCAACATGGTGGGTTCGGCCATGTCGCAGCGCTTCGCCGTCAAGGACATGCCGGGCTACATCTCCGACAACAGCTACACCATGTTCTGGAACGGGGGAGGCCGTACCGCGCCCTATTACCACAACATGATCGGCATTCTCACTGAGGTGGCCCATCCCTCGCCCACGCCCGACTACTACGATCCGGAGAACATGCCCTCGCGCGTGGGCAGCGGCATCCCCACCGACGGCACCGACATCTTCTATCCTGATCCCTGGCAGGGGGGCGAGTCGCACTTCCGCGACGCTGTGGAGTACATGATCCAGGGCTCCATGGCCGTACTTGACCTGGCCGCCGAGCGCAAGACGCAGTTTTTGATGAACATCTACAACATGGGGCGTGACGCCATCGAGGAGGGCGAGGCCGGAAATCCCTACGCCTATGTGATTCCGCAGGAGCAGTGGGACTCCGGGGAGGCCATGAACATGGTGAACGTCCTCATACAGGACGGCGTGGAGATCCATCAGGCTGACGCCTCTTTCTCGGCTGGCGACTCCTCCTACCCGGCCGGCACCTGGGTGGTCGAGGCCTCGCAGGCCTACCTGCCCATGGTCAAGGATATGCTGGAGCCCCAGAACTATCCAACCCGCTACCAGTACCCGGGAGGTCCCCCGGATCCCCCCTACGACCTGGCCGGCTGGACCCTGCCCATGCAGATGGGCGTGGAGGTGAACCGCATCGACTCAGCCTTCTCCTACCAGGGCACGCAACTGCAGGAACTGGAACAGCCTGTGCCCGGCGATATCGCCGGCAGCGCCGGCTACGGTTACGTACTCTCCCACCGGCCCAACTTCAGCGCCCGCGCCATGAACCGCCTGCTGGAGGCCGGCCACACAGTATACTGGACCCGCGAGGCCTTCAGCCGTGACGGCGGCGACTTTGAGGCAGGCTCCATCGTCATCGAGGATCGGCGGCGCACGCGAGCCGACGTGGAGGCGGTGGCCGAAGAGATGGGACTCGATTTCCACGCCCTGTCCGGTGAGCCGGACGTCACTCTCTACGAGGTGCACAAGCCCCGTGTGGGACTCTACAAGTCATGGGACGCCAACATGGACGAGGGCTGGACCCGCTGGATGCTCAAGGAGTACGAATTTGACGTGGATACCCTCCACAACCGGAACATCCGCCGGGACGACCTCTCGCAGTACGATGCCATCATCCTGCCGGACGACAGTCCCGAGGGAATCCTCCACGGGGAGGACCCCGACGACCTGCCGGCCAAATACACCGGGGGCATCGAACTCTCCGGCATGCAGGCGCTGCGCGACTACGTGATGGAAGGCGGCACCCTGCTCTCCTTCGACTCGGCCAGCGACCTGCTCATCGAGCAGTTCCTGCTGCCCGTGGAGAACGAAACGGCGGGCGCCGACAACCTCGACTTCTTCATTCCGGGCTCGCTGATCCGCGCCACGGTGGACAACAGCCACCCGCTGGCTTTCGGCATGCAGCCTGAGGTGGCCGCCTCCTTCTCGCACAGCCGTGCCTTTTCGGTCGACTGGCCCCAGAGCGACGAGGGTGACAGCCTGCAGATCGATCCCCCGCCCATCGATTCTCCCGTGCGGTACGCCGAGGAGGACCTGCTGATGAGCGGCTGGGCCCTGGGCGAGCAGCAGTACCTGGGCGGGGAGTCCGCCATGCTGAACGTGCGCTTCGGCGAGGGACGCCTGGTGATGTACGCCTTCCGCCCCCAGTTCCGCGGCCAGCCCCGTGGGACCTACAAGCTGATCTTCAATCCCCTCTTTATCAGCACCATGGAAGAGGATTACGTGACCCACGACACGCCCGTGCAGTTGCCCCCCGTCGACGAAGAGTAG
- a CDS encoding STAS domain-containing protein: protein MNYSVEEKYNCVVIKLKGNVMGGPDAETFRDELHGFIEEGKKNVIVDLSSVKFMNSSGLGILIGGLTTMRNAEGDLKICGASNKIESLLMVTQLIKVFDHYRDLESAAEAYQE, encoded by the coding sequence ATGAATTATTCCGTTGAAGAGAAATACAATTGTGTAGTTATCAAGCTGAAAGGTAACGTCATGGGCGGCCCTGACGCGGAGACCTTCCGGGACGAGCTTCACGGTTTTATCGAGGAGGGCAAGAAGAACGTCATCGTTGATCTGAGCAGCGTGAAGTTCATGAACTCCTCGGGACTGGGGATTCTTATCGGGGGGCTCACCACCATGCGTAACGCAGAGGGCGACCTGAAGATCTGCGGCGCCAGCAATAAGATCGAGAGCCTGTTGATGGTCACCCAGCTCATAAAGGTGTTTGATCATTACCGCGACCTTGAATCGGCTGCCGAAGCCTACCAGGAATAG
- a CDS encoding HipA N-terminal domain-containing protein, producing the protein MIYRSAIIIVNEIPAGTLEETDSGYRFHYREEYLQREDAEAVSLTLPLQQEPFESKVLFSFFDGLIPEGWVLNVVEETWKVDPKDRMGLLLVSCRDTIGNVSVGES; encoded by the coding sequence ATGATATATAGAAGCGCAATTATTATTGTTAATGAAATACCTGCGGGAACGCTGGAGGAAACCGACAGCGGATATCGCTTCCACTATCGGGAGGAGTACCTGCAGAGGGAGGACGCCGAGGCGGTCAGTCTCACTCTCCCGCTACAGCAGGAGCCTTTCGAATCCAAGGTGCTTTTCTCCTTTTTTGACGGGCTGATTCCGGAGGGCTGGGTGTTAAACGTTGTGGAGGAGACATGGAAAGTGGATCCGAAGGATCGGATGGGGCTCCTGCTGGTGAGTTGCCGGGATACTATCGGGAATGTCAGCGTGGGGGAATCTTGA
- a CDS encoding cold shock domain-containing protein, producing the protein MKQGKVKFFDTQKGFGFIKPDDGGKDVFVHRNNVDNLGYNQGLEDDERVEFEVEETPKGLSAINVKSLDYK; encoded by the coding sequence ATGAAACAAGGTAAAGTTAAATTTTTCGATACCCAGAAAGGATTCGGTTTTATCAAACCGGATGACGGGGGTAAAGATGTATTCGTACACAGGAACAACGTAGATAACCTGGGCTACAACCAGGGTCTGGAAGACGACGAACGAGTTGAGTTTGAAGTCGAAGAGACTCCCAAGGGCCTCAGCGCTATCAACGTGAAGAGCCTGGACTACAAATAG